The following coding sequences are from one Triticum aestivum cultivar Chinese Spring chromosome 5A, IWGSC CS RefSeq v2.1, whole genome shotgun sequence window:
- the LOC123108110 gene encoding uncharacterized protein gives MSVVVLDGSTVRSFVADEAAFARSVDARFAALDANGDGVLSRAELRRALESFRLLDGAGFGSAEPAPLPSEVAAFYDAVFEQFDADHSGAVDRAEFRGEMRRIMLAVADGLGCQPLQVAVDDEGGSFLLEAADHEAAMIAARVQEERDKAAAEEAADGK, from the coding sequence ATGAGCGTGGTGGTCCTGGACGGGTCGACGGTGCGGTCCTTCGTGGCGGACGAGGCGGCCTTCGCGCGCAGCGTGGACGCGCGCTTCGCCGCGCTCGACGCCAACGGCGACGGCGTGCTCTCCCGCGCCGAGCTCCGCCGCGCGCTCGAGTCCTTCCGCCTCCTCGACGGCGCGGGCTTCGGCTCCGCCGAGCCGGCCCCGCTCCCCTCCGAGGTGGCCGCCTTCTACGACGCCGTCTTCGAGCAGTTCGACGCCGACCACAGCGGCGCCGTCGACCGCGCCGAGTTCCGCGGCGAGATGCGCCGCATCAtgctcgccgtcgccgacggcctCGGCTGCCAGCCGCTCCAGGTCGCCGTGGACGACGAGGGCGGCAGCTTCCTGCTCGAGGCCGCGGACCACGAGGCCGCCATGATCGCCGCCAGGGTCCAGGAAGAACGCGACAAGGCCGCGGCCGAGGAGGCAGCCGACGGCAAGTAA